From Streptomyces sp. CMB-StM0423, a single genomic window includes:
- a CDS encoding rod shape-determining protein yields MSFIGRDMAVDLGTANTLVYVRGRGIVLNEPSVVAINTNTGGILAVGAEAKKMIGRTPGNIVAVRPLKDGVIADFEITERMLRYFILKIHKRRYLARPRVVVCVPSGITGVERRAVIEASTQAGARQVHIIEEPMAAAIGSGLPVHEATGNMVVDIGGGTTEVAVISLGGIVTAQSIRVAGDELDNAIIQHIKKEYSLLLGERTAENIKITIGSAYDTDRDEHTEIRGRDLVSGLPKTVVISSAEVRKAMEEPLNAIVDAVKTTLDKCPPELSGDIMDRGIVLTGGGALLAGLDERLRHETGMPIHLAEEPLDSVALGSGKCVEEFEALQQVLDAQPRR; encoded by the coding sequence GAACGAGCCGTCGGTCGTGGCCATCAACACCAACACGGGCGGCATCCTCGCCGTCGGCGCCGAGGCGAAGAAGATGATCGGCCGCACCCCGGGCAACATCGTTGCGGTGCGCCCGCTGAAGGACGGCGTCATCGCCGACTTCGAGATCACCGAGCGGATGCTGCGCTACTTCATCCTGAAGATCCACAAGCGCCGCTACCTCGCCCGCCCGCGCGTCGTGGTCTGCGTCCCCTCCGGCATCACGGGAGTCGAGCGCCGCGCGGTCATCGAGGCGTCGACCCAGGCGGGCGCGCGCCAGGTGCACATCATCGAGGAGCCCATGGCGGCGGCCATCGGCTCGGGCCTCCCGGTGCACGAAGCGACGGGGAACATGGTCGTGGACATCGGCGGCGGCACCACCGAGGTCGCGGTGATCTCCCTCGGCGGCATCGTCACGGCGCAGTCCATCCGGGTCGCCGGAGACGAGCTGGACAACGCGATCATCCAGCACATCAAGAAGGAGTACAGCCTCCTGCTCGGCGAGCGCACCGCCGAGAACATCAAGATCACCATCGGCTCCGCGTACGACACCGACCGCGACGAGCACACCGAGATCCGCGGCCGCGACCTGGTCAGCGGGCTGCCGAAGACGGTCGTGATCTCCTCCGCGGAGGTGCGCAAGGCCATGGAGGAGCCGCTCAACGCGATTGTCGACGCGGTCAAGACGACGCTCGACAAGTGCCCGCCGGAGCTGTCCGGCGACATCATGGACCGCGGCATCGTGCTCACCGGGGGCGGCGCGCTGCTGGCCGGCCTCGACGAGCGGCTGCGGCACGAGACGGGGATGCCGATCCACCTCGCCGAGGAGCCGCTCGACTCCGTCGCGCTCGGCTCCGGCAAGTGCGTCGAGGAGTTCGAGGCGCTGCAGCAGGTGCTGGACGCGCAGCCCCGTCGCTAG